Proteins encoded by one window of Flavobacterium sp. N502540:
- a CDS encoding DUF4133 domain-containing protein codes for MNTYNINKGIGRTVEFRGLKAQYLFIFAGGLLGILILVMILYMARTSSYICLFLGAGGASLIVWQTFSLNRKYGEHGLMKIGAKKKHPRYIICRKPIRRYLRSTAKSSTV; via the coding sequence ATGAATACTTACAATATCAACAAAGGCATAGGAAGAACAGTCGAGTTCAGGGGACTCAAGGCACAGTACCTGTTCATCTTCGCAGGAGGGCTGCTTGGAATACTTATCCTGGTCATGATTTTATATATGGCCAGGACCAGTTCCTATATCTGTCTTTTTCTGGGCGCAGGCGGCGCCTCGCTGATTGTCTGGCAGACCTTCTCGCTGAACAGAAAGTACGGGGAACACGGACTGATGAAAATTGGGGCAAAAAAAAAGCATCCCCGTTACATCATATGCCGCAAGCCAATACGACGTTATTTAAGGTCAACCGCTAAATCCAGCACCGTATGA
- the traJ gene encoding conjugative transposon protein TraJ — protein MEFNNLHEVLRSLYDEMLPLSADMAAVAKGLAGLGALFFVALKVWQALSRAEPIDVYPFLRPFALGLCIMFFPTIVLGTINAVLSPIVQGTHSILEDQVLDLNDLQAKKDLLEHEAMIRNPETAYMVSDAEFDKKLDELGWSPSDIGTMAGMYMDRQTYQIEKIIKEWFRNLLEILFQAAALVIDTIRTFFLIVLSILGPIAFAISVWDGLQSTLTQWITRYVSVYLWLPVADLFSSMLARIQFLIIERDIEMLADPTFVPDTSNTVYIIFMIIGIVGYFTIPTVTGWIIQAGGAGNFSRNIHHTAMKSGNIAGAGAGSAAGNIAGRLVNK, from the coding sequence ATGGAATTCAATAATCTTCATGAAGTCCTTCGCTCGCTGTATGATGAGATGCTGCCACTGTCCGCTGATATGGCGGCGGTGGCCAAAGGACTGGCAGGACTCGGGGCGCTGTTTTTTGTGGCCTTGAAAGTCTGGCAGGCACTCAGCCGAGCTGAACCTATTGATGTCTACCCATTTCTGCGCCCTTTTGCACTGGGTCTCTGCATCATGTTTTTCCCGACGATCGTGCTGGGTACAATCAATGCCGTATTAAGCCCGATAGTTCAGGGAACACATAGCATTCTGGAAGATCAGGTATTGGATCTGAACGATCTTCAGGCAAAAAAGGACCTGCTGGAGCATGAAGCGATGATCCGCAATCCCGAGACCGCCTATATGGTATCGGACGCGGAGTTCGACAAGAAACTGGACGAGCTGGGCTGGTCGCCTTCGGACATCGGGACTATGGCCGGAATGTATATGGACAGGCAGACCTATCAGATAGAGAAAATAATAAAAGAGTGGTTTCGCAACCTGCTCGAAATACTATTTCAGGCTGCAGCGCTGGTGATCGACACCATACGTACTTTCTTTCTCATAGTGCTGTCCATCCTGGGGCCTATCGCATTTGCCATATCAGTCTGGGACGGACTCCAGTCAACTCTCACGCAGTGGATTACACGGTATGTCAGCGTTTATCTCTGGCTTCCCGTAGCGGACCTGTTCAGCTCGATGCTGGCCAGGATCCAGTTCCTTATCATTGAAAGGGACATAGAAATGCTTGCCGATCCCACTTTCGTTCCCGACACCTCAAACACCGTATACATCATTTTTATGATCATTGGCATAGTGGGATATTTTACCATTCCAACTGTGACAGGCTGGATTATCCAGGCAGGCGGCGCAGGGAATTTTTCACGCAACATCCACCATACTGCCATGAAATCCGGAAATATAGCTGGCGCAGGCGCTGGTTCGGCCGCAGGCAACATTGCCGGAAGGCTGGTCAATAAGTAA
- a CDS encoding TraG family conjugative transposon ATPase — protein MRNAAKTTTLENRFPLLAVENNCILSKDADITACFEVRLPELFTVASAEYEAIHSAWHKAIKTLPDFTIVHKQDWYIRENYDPEMDKDVQSFLARSYQRHFNERPFLNHYCYLFLTKTTKERMRMQSNFSSLCKGLLIPKEIRDKETVHRFMEAVAQFERIINDCGFVKISRMSEEDIIGEQGRPGLLEQYLTLSKESGTSMQDIVLGSEEVRVGNNRLCLHTLSDTDDLPSSVSADTRYEKLSTDRSDCRLSFAAPVGLLLNCNHIYNQYLFLDNSEENLQKFEKSARNMHSLARYSRANQINKEWIERYLNEAHSFGLSSIRAHFNIMAWSDDLSELKQLKNDCGSALALMECKPRHNTTDTAALYWAGMPGNAGDFPSEESFYTFIEPALCFFIQETNYHDSPSPFGIKMADRLTGKPIHLDISDLPMKRGIITNRNKFILGPSGSGKSFFTNHMVRQYYEQGAHVLLVDTGNSYQGLCGLINGKTKGKDGVYFTYTEDNPIAFNPFYTDDGVFDIEKRESIKTLILTLWKRDDEPPTRSEEVALSNAVSGYIEKIKRDDVFPSFNGFYEYVQGDYRRVLLEKQVREKDFDIANFLNVLEPYYKGGEYDYLLNSDKQLDLLSKRFIVFEIDAIKEHKILFPIVTIIVMEVFINKMRRLKGIRKLILIEEAWKAIAKEGMANYIKYLFKTVRKFFGEAIVVTQEVDDIIQSPIVKESIINNSDCKILLDQRKYMNKFDEIQAMLGLTDKEKAQVLSINMNNDASRLYKEVWIGLGGTHSAVYATEVSAEEYLAYTTEETEKMEVMQLAAELGGNVEIAIKQIASRRREQENQ, from the coding sequence ATGAGAAACGCAGCCAAGACCACAACACTGGAAAACAGATTTCCGCTGCTGGCAGTGGAAAATAACTGCATCCTTTCAAAGGATGCGGATATTACCGCCTGCTTTGAAGTCCGTCTGCCTGAACTCTTCACGGTGGCTTCGGCCGAATATGAAGCGATTCATTCTGCCTGGCATAAGGCTATTAAGACCCTACCCGATTTTACGATTGTCCATAAACAGGATTGGTACATCAGGGAGAACTATGATCCTGAAATGGACAAGGATGTGCAGAGTTTTCTGGCCAGATCTTATCAGCGGCACTTTAATGAGCGCCCGTTCCTGAACCATTACTGTTATCTGTTTCTTACCAAAACCACCAAAGAGCGCATGCGGATGCAGAGCAATTTCTCCTCACTGTGCAAAGGTTTACTAATACCAAAAGAAATCAGGGATAAAGAAACAGTTCACCGTTTTATGGAAGCCGTCGCTCAGTTTGAGCGCATTATAAACGACTGCGGATTTGTCAAAATCAGCCGTATGAGCGAAGAAGACATCATCGGTGAGCAAGGCAGACCGGGACTGTTGGAACAGTACCTAACCCTTTCAAAGGAATCAGGTACCTCGATGCAGGATATTGTGCTGGGCAGCGAAGAGGTACGCGTAGGAAATAATAGGCTGTGCCTTCACACGCTTTCCGATACTGACGACTTGCCCTCATCGGTATCTGCTGATACGCGATATGAAAAACTGTCCACAGACCGCAGCGACTGCCGTTTATCTTTTGCAGCTCCTGTGGGACTACTGCTGAACTGCAATCACATTTACAACCAGTACCTGTTTTTGGACAACAGTGAGGAGAACCTGCAGAAGTTTGAAAAGTCCGCCCGAAACATGCACTCACTGGCACGCTACAGCCGCGCCAACCAGATCAATAAAGAGTGGATAGAACGCTATTTGAATGAGGCGCATTCCTTTGGACTGTCGTCAATCCGCGCACACTTCAATATAATGGCATGGTCGGACGACCTGTCCGAACTCAAACAGCTGAAGAACGACTGCGGGAGCGCACTGGCCCTTATGGAATGCAAGCCAAGGCACAATACTACTGATACGGCGGCGCTGTACTGGGCGGGTATGCCCGGCAATGCAGGAGATTTTCCAAGTGAGGAAAGCTTTTACACCTTCATTGAACCGGCATTGTGTTTCTTCATCCAAGAAACCAATTACCATGATTCCCCATCGCCATTCGGTATCAAGATGGCAGACAGGCTGACGGGAAAACCTATCCATCTGGACATTTCCGACTTGCCGATGAAACGCGGTATCATTACCAACCGCAACAAGTTCATACTGGGTCCCTCGGGAAGTGGCAAGTCTTTTTTCACCAATCATATGGTGAGGCAGTATTATGAACAAGGCGCCCATGTCCTGCTGGTTGATACCGGTAACTCCTATCAGGGATTGTGCGGGCTGATCAATGGAAAAACCAAAGGCAAAGACGGGGTGTATTTTACCTATACCGAGGACAATCCCATTGCCTTTAACCCTTTCTATACCGATGACGGGGTTTTCGATATTGAAAAAAGAGAAAGTATTAAGACGCTCATACTAACATTATGGAAACGTGATGACGAGCCTCCCACCCGCTCCGAGGAAGTGGCACTGTCTAATGCCGTAAGCGGCTATATCGAAAAGATTAAGCGCGATGACGTCTTTCCGTCTTTCAATGGTTTTTACGAGTATGTTCAGGGAGATTACCGAAGGGTGCTATTAGAAAAACAGGTAAGGGAAAAAGACTTTGACATTGCCAATTTTCTTAATGTACTGGAGCCTTATTACAAAGGCGGCGAGTATGATTACCTGCTGAATTCCGACAAGCAGCTGGATCTGCTTTCCAAACGTTTTATAGTCTTTGAGATTGATGCGATCAAGGAGCATAAAATCCTTTTTCCAATCGTAACGATCATCGTTATGGAAGTGTTCATCAACAAGATGAGAAGGCTTAAGGGCATCCGAAAACTTATCCTGATTGAAGAGGCCTGGAAAGCTATTGCAAAGGAAGGTATGGCAAATTATATAAAATATTTATTTAAGACTGTTCGGAAGTTCTTTGGCGAGGCCATTGTGGTGACCCAAGAGGTAGATGATATTATCCAGTCTCCTATTGTTAAGGAAAGCATCATCAATAATTCGGACTGCAAGATACTTCTTGATCAGCGCAAATACATGAATAAGTTTGATGAAATACAGGCCATGCTCGGACTGACAGACAAGGAAAAAGCGCAGGTGTTATCCATTAATATGAACAACGATGCATCACGTCTTTACAAAGAAGTATGGATCGGGCTTGGAGGGACGCACTCGGCTGTCTATGCTACAGAAGTGTCCGCTGAGGAATATCTCGCGTACACGACAGAAGAAACAGAAAAAATGGAGGTGATGCAGCTTGCCGCTGAACTTGGCGGCAATGTAGAGATTGCCATCAAGCAGATCGCCAGTAGGCGTCGCGAACAGGAAAATCAGTAA
- a CDS encoding conjugal transfer protein TraD yields the protein METVIVICLLIIIVLLMQDKIVIKNRLKQQQTKKEKVNPNLPDIMGQPRPMRSLSVPNNANESQIEETAVDPNNFDIEYDENENVSVQIPQEELDEFFSNMPDFEQEEEEWNRYGISGADDGFAQGVTFEELSSVGMLLQKDKLEPSQQETAIALVQKIQGTELFSLLENSIESASRKIAELLDGSLSFEKDSSSSYLRNINLNEFDIGEYV from the coding sequence ATGGAAACAGTTATTGTGATATGCCTGCTAATAATAATAGTCCTTCTTATGCAGGACAAGATTGTCATTAAAAATAGGTTAAAGCAACAGCAGACTAAAAAGGAAAAAGTTAACCCAAACCTGCCGGATATTATGGGTCAGCCCAGGCCTATGAGAAGCCTTTCAGTCCCAAACAATGCCAATGAAAGCCAAATCGAGGAAACAGCGGTGGATCCCAATAATTTTGACATTGAATACGACGAAAATGAAAACGTAAGTGTTCAAATTCCGCAGGAAGAGCTGGATGAATTTTTCAGTAATATGCCTGATTTTGAACAGGAAGAGGAAGAATGGAACAGGTACGGAATATCCGGCGCAGATGACGGTTTTGCCCAAGGGGTTACCTTCGAGGAACTAAGCTCTGTGGGGATGCTGCTTCAAAAAGATAAATTGGAGCCCTCTCAACAGGAAACAGCGATAGCTTTAGTTCAGAAAATACAGGGAACCGAATTATTCAGCCTGCTGGAAAATTCCATAGAAAGTGCTTCCCGAAAAATAGCCGAACTATTGGACGGGAGCCTTTCTTTTGAAAAGGATTCCAGCTCTTCCTATCTGCGGAACATTAATTTAAATGAATTTGATATTGGGGAGTATGTCTGA
- a CDS encoding DUF3408 domain-containing protein, whose translation MKNLFRKTKLPVKSGQYKDNFLQPTEFIARNGKSVYISEDFHRKISRIVFILGDGKITISDYMYNVLKQHFQDFGEDIETLHIEKQKPIL comes from the coding sequence ATGAAAAATTTATTTAGGAAAACCAAGCTGCCTGTAAAAAGTGGGCAATACAAAGACAATTTTTTACAACCAACAGAATTTATAGCCAGAAACGGCAAGTCGGTATATATCAGTGAGGATTTTCACAGGAAGATTTCACGTATTGTTTTTATCCTCGGCGATGGAAAAATCACAATCTCAGATTACATGTACAATGTACTGAAGCAGCATTTTCAGGATTTTGGAGAGGACATAGAGACGCTGCATATTGAAAAACAAAAACCAATTCTTTGA
- a CDS encoding DUF4141 domain-containing protein: MKKILFMVSAAIMLASAPSAKAQFVVTDPANLASGILNSANEIIQTSSTVSNVVKNFKEVEKVYKQGKEYYDKLQAINNLVKDARKVQQTVLLVGDVSEMYVQNFGRMLNDPNFSARELTAIAKGYSALLGESTELLKELKQIVTSSSLSLSDKERMDIIDRVYKEVKEYHSLVRYYTNKNISVSILRAKKQNSTKRVLELYGTPNQKYW; this comes from the coding sequence ATGAAAAAAATACTATTTATGGTTTCTGCGGCAATTATGCTTGCCTCGGCGCCATCAGCAAAGGCCCAGTTTGTGGTTACCGATCCGGCCAATCTTGCCTCGGGGATTCTCAACAGCGCCAACGAGATCATACAGACTTCCTCTACAGTTAGCAATGTGGTCAAAAATTTCAAGGAAGTCGAAAAGGTATACAAGCAGGGCAAAGAATATTACGATAAGCTACAGGCGATTAACAATCTGGTAAAAGACGCCCGCAAGGTACAGCAGACCGTCCTTTTGGTGGGTGATGTATCGGAAATGTATGTGCAAAATTTCGGAAGGATGCTTAATGATCCAAACTTTTCGGCAAGGGAACTCACCGCCATTGCCAAGGGATATTCGGCGCTGCTGGGAGAGAGTACCGAGCTTTTGAAAGAACTCAAACAGATTGTCACCTCCTCGAGCCTGTCACTCAGTGATAAGGAGCGAATGGACATTATCGACCGTGTATACAAAGAGGTAAAAGAATACCACAGCCTGGTGCGCTACTACACCAATAAGAATATATCGGTGAGTATCCTGCGCGCTAAAAAGCAGAACAGCACCAAAAGAGTTCTTGAGCTTTACGGCACCCCAAACCAAAAATACTGGTAA
- a CDS encoding DUF4134 domain-containing protein: MQKQRKKFLPAVIIILSSLKLSAQGNGTAGITEATQMVTSYFDPATQLIYAIGAVVGLIGGVKVYNKFSSGDPDTSKTAASWFGACIFLIVAATILRSFFL, from the coding sequence ATGCAAAAACAAAGAAAAAAATTCCTGCCGGCAGTAATCATAATACTGTCATCCTTAAAGTTATCGGCGCAGGGAAACGGTACAGCCGGAATCACGGAAGCCACCCAAATGGTTACCTCCTATTTTGATCCTGCTACACAGCTCATCTACGCCATTGGAGCTGTGGTCGGTCTGATCGGCGGAGTTAAGGTGTACAATAAATTCAGCAGCGGAGATCCCGACACCTCAAAAACCGCGGCGAGCTGGTTCGGCGCCTGTATCTTCCTTATTGTCGCGGCTACCATCCTTCGCTCCTTCTTCCTTTAA